One segment of Ignavibacteriales bacterium DNA contains the following:
- a CDS encoding EamA family transporter: protein MLYLILTIFCSSSLALILKHGSVKKTNILLLINGNYLTASVFALIFIFFKGGFHFSLYATLFAVGLGVLFAETFVIYSKAISLAGTALATVSARLSVLIPVLFSIIFFGESPNIKMIFGFALAIVTLYLFYLSLKSHGTQEGRKGKYIYLFSLLVGIGFVDFSMKVFGQNFSIDEKGTFVFLIFFFAFLYTLVRIQINKIKFDKDTYKIGLILGFPNVLAIHFLLAALSELPAIIVFPIQNIGVIVLTAVAAYLIWKEEINLYGKIAIAVGIAAILLLKL, encoded by the coding sequence ATGCTTTATTTAATTCTTACAATATTTTGTTCCAGTAGTTTAGCCTTAATCCTAAAACATGGAAGTGTAAAAAAAACTAATATTCTTTTACTGATAAATGGAAATTATCTAACTGCTTCGGTTTTCGCTTTAATTTTTATTTTCTTTAAAGGTGGATTTCATTTTTCACTTTATGCTACTTTATTTGCAGTTGGATTAGGAGTTTTATTCGCCGAGACATTCGTTATCTATTCAAAAGCTATCAGCCTGGCAGGAACAGCATTAGCAACAGTCAGTGCAAGATTATCGGTTTTAATTCCTGTGCTATTCTCAATTATATTTTTTGGTGAAAGTCCAAACATCAAAATGATTTTTGGATTTGCACTTGCGATAGTTACACTTTATCTATTTTATTTGTCATTAAAAAGTCACGGAACGCAGGAAGGAAGAAAAGGTAAATATATTTATTTGTTTTCTCTTTTAGTCGGAATCGGATTTGTTGATTTTTCGATGAAAGTATTTGGACAAAACTTTTCAATTGATGAAAAGGGAACTTTTGTTTTCTTGATATTCTTTTTTGCGTTCTTATATACTTTGGTAAGAATACAAATCAATAAAATTAAGTTTGATAAAGACACCTATAAGATTGGTTTGATTTTAGGATTCCCAAATGTTTTGGCAATACATTTTTTATTAGCAGCACTTAGCGAATTACCTGCCATAATTGTTTTCCCGATTCAGAATATTGGTGTGATTGTTTTAACCGCAGTTGCAGCTTATTTAATCTGGAAAGAAGAAATAAATCTTTACGGCAAAATTGCTATTGCAGTTGGTATTGCCGCTATACTTTTATTGAAGTTGTAA